In Phalacrocorax carbo chromosome 1, bPhaCar2.1, whole genome shotgun sequence, the genomic stretch CTTCTTCAAGtcagctgtgggcagggagcATTAACCATCTCTTTTGGTTGGCAAGAGGTTTTTGGAAAGAAGAGGGAAGCGAGCGGGGCCAAAAGGATCTGCAGGGAATCTCTAAACCAGGCCCCCGAGTTTGCTCCGCAGGAAAGCCTGccccttctccagctgcctctcctTGTCCTCCAGCTGCCGCAGCCCCTGGTTCTTGCGGAACTCGCGGCGGATCGAAGCGAGGTAGAAATCCCGGTCGGTGTAGCGCAGCCCGCGGCCCTGGCGCAGCAGAGCCCGGTAGAGGGTCAGGACGGCCCGTCGGGACCACGCTGCCAtgggggccgggggcgcggggcggcgtCCTGGATAGAGGTGACAAAGCGCGGGAGCCCGGTCAGCTCTGACACCCCCCGCCCGCCTGG encodes the following:
- the LOC135313848 gene encoding mitochondrial ribosome and complex I assembly factor AltMIEF1, coding for MIGGSGPEGRWRRRGHDPEADRPCCRVTPGAVPGGTRSASPSPSPRLPGRRPAPPAPMAAWSRRAVLTLYRALLRQGRGLRYTDRDFYLASIRREFRKNQGLRQLEDKERQLEKGQAFLRSKLGGLV